The sequence GCGTCGAGTTCCGCTTCGTAACTGTCGTACTCGGCGTCGACGACGGCTTTGAATGCTTTGTAGAGCGCGCCCTCTTCCACCGCCTCGAAACGGCTCACATCGATATTGAGCGGACCGTTGACATCAAAGTCCTTGGTGATGTTCGCGACGCGTTTGAAGGTCGAGAACATCGTCGAGAAGCTGTCGGATTCCACGAAGCTTGCGACAGCCTTGATCTTCGCATCGAGGGAGAGAATCTCCCGTTCGCCGGAAGCGAGAACCGCCGCGACGATGGAAGGGTTGACCTTGTAGTACTGGTTGACCCGCTCGATGAAGAAGGATTCGAGCTTTTCGAAGTCGATCCCCTTGTATTTGGCGCCGAGTTCGCGCAGGGTCGCGGCGATGTCAAAGGGCAGGCCGTGGGCCAGCGCGATACGGACGATCCCGTTGACGGCGCGGCGCAGACCGAATGGGTCGCGTGAACCGGTCGGGATCTGGTCGACGCTGAAGAGCCCCAGCAGGGTGTCGAGCTTGATCGCGAGGGCTACGAGGGCGCTGAAGCGTGTTGACGGTACCGGGGAGTCCTCGCCTTCGGGGAGGTACTGCTCTTTGATGGCGAGGGCGACTTCGTCCGCTTCGCCCAGCGCCTTCGCGTAGTAGTAACCCATCAGGCCCTGCAGCTCGGTAAACTCGTAGACCATTTCGCTCATCAGGTCGGCCTTGGCCAGCTCGACGGCGCGCTGCAGCAGCTCCTGGTTCATCTCATAAGAGAGGCTGTTCTCCACCGTCACGAGGTCGCCGTAGCGCTCAAAGAGGGCGTCGGCGATGTCGTGCTCGCGGTTGATCTTGTCGCGGAGCGTTCCCAGGCCGTCCATAAAGACGACCTTCTCAAGCCCCTCGGTGCTGAGCCCCTTGTTCAGGTCGTTGTCGTAGAAGAAGAGCGCATCGGCGAGGCGCGGGCGCAGGACCCGCTCGTTGCCTTCGACGACCTTGCTGAAATCTTCTGTCAGGGCGTTGGAGACGACGACGAACTGGTTGACGAGCCTGCCGTCTTTGAAAACCGGGAAGTAGCGCTGGTGCTCCTTCATGGAGGTGATGATAACCTCCGGCGGCAGGCGCAGGAAGGTGTCGTCGAAGCTGCCCAGCAGCGGCGTCGGGTGTTCCGTGATGGCGATGACCTCGTCGAGCAGGTCGC is a genomic window of Sulfurimonas sp. HSL1-2 containing:
- the glyS gene encoding glycine--tRNA ligase subunit beta, which translates into the protein MLKTLLIEIGVEELPAVPLLGELANIEKKWAKVLEDNALMCEFEFYYTPRRLVLWHREFKTAQDDTTEELFGAPIAIAYKDGKATPAAEGFARKCGVSLDEVGRAEKGGKEVLYYKKEIKGQPSKALLEGMLSQWLKSLSFGKSMRWGALEESFIRPIRWVNVMMEGESVDMTLFNVKSAPVTYVHRMHSFEPQMVADEKQYFGLLESGAVTLFADDRRKTILDAFEALEKAHGIAIEVDGDLLDEVIAITEHPTPLLGSFDDTFLRLPPEVIITSMKEHQRYFPVFKDGRLVNQFVVVSNALTEDFSKVVEGNERVLRPRLADALFFYDNDLNKGLSTEGLEKVVFMDGLGTLRDKINREHDIADALFERYGDLVTVENSLSYEMNQELLQRAVELAKADLMSEMVYEFTELQGLMGYYYAKALGEADEVALAIKEQYLPEGEDSPVPSTRFSALVALAIKLDTLLGLFSVDQIPTGSRDPFGLRRAVNGIVRIALAHGLPFDIAATLRELGAKYKGIDFEKLESFFIERVNQYYKVNPSIVAAVLASGEREILSLDAKIKAVASFVESDSFSTMFSTFKRVANITKDFDVNGPLNIDVSRFEAVEEGALYKAFKAVVDAEYDSYEAELDALFGLKPELDAFFDNVMVNAEDEAVRYNRKALVASVYKTLLGIADIKEISI